GTCGAGGTCGGAGAAGACCGCGTCGAACTGGGCGGTGATGAAGTCGGGCGGCACGTCATGAATGGCGCTCACCCCGGTGGTGTTCTGGGCGGTCAGCGCGGTCAGGATGCTGGCGCCGTAGACCCCCAGAGCCGAGAAGGTCTTCAGATCCGCCTGGATGCCTGCCCCACCGCCGGAATCCGAGCCGGCCACGGTGACGGCGATCGGGGGAATATTCTCTGCCATGGGAGCCTCCCGCGCCGGATAGGGGAAGCCGCACGCCCGCGCGACGCGCCGGCCCGCTCTCGCTTCCCTTCGCCGGCATGATCCGGATCAGGTTCGCGGGTTGGCGCCTGCCTCTCAGCCCCACATCATGTGGGACACCCCGACGAGATGTCTTTCATGTAGCCAACCCTCCATTCCCCTTCAAGGATTGCGGAGGCACGGGCTTGCAAGAGACCGGCGATTTGTCCACCTTGCGGCCCTCTCCTGGAGGTTCGCCGTGGTTCCGTTCTTCATGCAGATCAAGTGCCAGCTGGGCCGCTCCTATGAAGTGGCCAATGCATTGGCCGACAAGGAAATCGCCTCCGAGATCTATTCGACCGCCGGGGATTTCGACCTTCTCGTCAAGTTCTACGTGGCCGACGGCACCGACATCGGGCATTTCGTGAACGAACAGGTGCAGGGGCTTCCCGGCATCCAGGACACCCGCACCATCATCACCTTCAAGGCCTTCTGAGCCCCCGTCGTGCCGGAAGACCTGGGCGCGCCCCGTATGAGCCGACCTCTCGGGGCGGACCTGACAGGCACATGAGCGGAGGTTCAGCAGTGGAGAAGGCGGGGGCGGGGGGATCAGATCCGGCAGGTCCGCCGCGCCTGAGCGTTGGCGACATTGTGGTGCTGGCTGTGCTCGCCTCCGCACGCTTTTATGTGGAGGTGAACAGCCGCCTCCTGCTCATCCCGGCCGCCGGCCACGATGACGGCTATTTCATGCGAATGGCGAGCCATATCGCCGCCGGTCAGTGGCTTGGCCCTTATGACCAATACACGCTGATGAAGGGTCCGGGCTATCCGGTCTTCGTTGCCCTCGCCACGCTGTTTGGCGGTCCCATTTCCATCGGCCACGCCCTCTTTCACCTCCTGGCGATCCTGGTGGGGGCGATCGCGGTGCTTCGGCTGACGCGGTCCAAGGCCGTCTTTTTCGGCACCTTCCTGCTGCTCCTTCTGATTCCATCCGGCTTCGACACCGGGGTGCACCGGGTGATCCGTGACCAGATCTACTGGGGTCAGACCCTCATCATATTCGCCTGCACCGCACTCGTGCTGTTTGCCCCGCCGGACGGCTGGAGCGCGCGGCTCGGCTTGGGCCTTGCGGGCGGCGCGACGCTCGCATGGGCGCTGGTGACTCGCGAGGAAGGTGTCTGGTTTTTCCCCGGCCTCGCCGCGCTGCTGCTCGCCGGCATCGTCTGGAGCGGGATCAGCTGGAAGACTGCCCGGCACCTTCTGCCCGGCCTTGCTGGCGCGGCGTGTGGCTTCTCCGCTCTCCTTCTCGCGCTGCTGACCGCCAATTTCGTGACCTACGGCGCCTTCGTCACGGTGGATTTCCAGGACCGGGCCTTCAAGGACGTGATCGGTGCCCTCTCCAGCATCGAGGATGGAGGCCCCGTCCGCCAAGTGCCGGTGACCGTGACGGCCATGGAGAAAGCGGCGGCCGTCAGCCCCGCCCTTGCGCGCCTTGCTGCGGACTTGCAACCCGGTGGGCCGCTTGCAAAATGGTATGAGGCAAGTTGCACTTCACTGCCCCATACGTGTGGGCAGCTCGCTGGCGGCTGGTTTGTCTGGGCCTTCCGCGACGCCGCGGCCAATGCCGGCGTCTTTTCCTCACCGCGCGCGGCGCGAGAGACCTTTTCGCGCATGGCCCGCGAGATAAAGGCGGCCTGCGCATCCGGCGCCTTGACCTGCCGCCCGACGCTGAACGCGCACATCCCGCACATGTCCCTGGCGCAATGGCTCGATGTGCCCGGTCGCATGCTGCAGGCCCTGACCACCTCGGCCATCGCAACCGGCGACAGCTATGAGATGGCGACCACGCGGCCCGAGCCGAACGAAGCGCTGTTCAACCTCTATTGGTCCATCCTGAACTATCCGCGCACCTACGGCCCCGCCAGCGACCGGCGTGAGACATTGGGCTGGATCCGGCTTCCTGAAGGGGAGGCCTGGCCCTCGCTGACGCTGCGTGACCCGCACGGCGCTTCGATCCGCGCCAGCATCCAGCGCGTGGCAAGTCCTGACTTGGCGCAGGCAACGGGAGATGAAGGCGCGGCCAACAATCGGTTCCGGGCCGACTATGTGTGCCCGGGCACCTGCACCCTGGAAGCGACGTTCGCCGATGGCACGCAGCTCTTGCTCCCGCTGGGTCTTGGCGGCGCATTGGAACGGGCAGAGGGCGGCCGCACCCTTCATGTGGACGCAACCGTCGCCGCATTGCATCCGGCCGGCCTGTGGAACCGCCATGCCAATACGGCCGGCAAGACCATTCAGGCACTCTTCCGGATCATACCCTTCGTCTTCCTGCCGCTCGTCACACTCGCCGCGCTGGCATTTGTCTGGACGGCGGTGCAGCTCGCACGGGAAAGACGACTGGACCCGGTCTGGCTATGCGCCGGCTCAGCCTGGGTAATGATCGGCACGCGGCTCGCCATTGTCGCCATCGTGGATGTGAGCTCCTTCCCCGCCATCAACCCGCAATATACCCTGCCTGCCACCTACATGCTCGGGCTCGCCATCCCCCTGTCGCTGTCCGCGGGGTGGTCATCTTGGAAGCGGTCGTCTTGGAAGCGCAGGAATCAAAGACCTGACGCGCCTAGGATGGAAGAGGCGCCCAGCGGCTGATGCCCGTGCGCCATTGCAGCATGACCCGCATGTGCTCAGCCCTTGCCAGCGCGGAAGGAAAAGTGCTTGTGGGCGAAATAACTGGTCAGCACCGGACTGCCGAGCCCGATGGCGTGGCCGATGGTTTCGGCATGCCAAGTGAAACCAATCCGTGGGAAGGCCCAATCGACGAGCCCGACGCTCACCATCCAGATCTGGGCCAAGGACAGCAAATTGACCAGCGCGAAGCGCACGATCTGCCCGACCGCAGGATGCGCGTCCGCCCTGAAAACGAAGTGA
This genomic interval from Aquabacter sp. L1I39 contains the following:
- a CDS encoding Lrp/AsnC ligand binding domain-containing protein; this encodes MVPFFMQIKCQLGRSYEVANALADKEIASEIYSTAGDFDLLVKFYVADGTDIGHFVNEQVQGLPGIQDTRTIITFKAF
- a CDS encoding GtrA family protein, giving the protein MSRDFLLFLLIGGLAALVNLVGRIIFNLVVDYQLAIILAYPPGMAVAFLLNRHFVFRADAHPAVGQIVRFALVNLLSLAQIWMVSVGLVDWAFPRIGFTWHAETIGHAIGLGSPVLTSYFAHKHFSFRAGKG